Proteins from a genomic interval of Hoplias malabaricus isolate fHopMal1 chromosome 13, fHopMal1.hap1, whole genome shotgun sequence:
- the tlk2 gene encoding serine/threonine-protein kinase tousled-like 2 isoform X2, producing MMEELHSLDPRRQELLEARFTGVGVAKGSGHNESSNQSLCSVGSLSDKELETPEKKSNDQRTRKRKGDPFDSQGKAGGRGHKISDYFEVQQGSPSSLGSANTDHSHPSCPIKPAFTHTQHRATQSELTLEKLAALENSKSSDLEKKEGRIDDLLRVNCDLRRQIDEQQRMLERCKERLNKCVTMSKKLLIEKSKQEKMACRDKSMQDRLRLGQFTTVRHGASFTEQWTDGYAFQNLVKQQERVNSQREEIERQRKLLAKKKPPNAAQTPPPSLEPKRKNKSNGAENEMLSLAEYHEQEEIFKLRLGHLKKEEAEIQVELERLERVRNLHIRELKRIHNEDNSQFKDHPTLNDRYLLLHLLGRGGFSEVYKAFDLTEQRYVAVKIHQLNKNWRDEKKENYHKHACREYRIHKELDHPRIVKLYDYFSLDTDSFCTVLEYCEGNDLDFYLKQHKLMSEKEGRSIIMQVVNALKYLNEIRPPIIHYDLKPGNILLVNGTACGEIKITDFGLSKIMDDDNYGVDGMELTSQGAGTYWYLPPECFVVGKEPPKISNKVDVWSVGVIFYQCLYGKKPFGHNQSQQDILQENTILKATEVQFPPKPGVSPEAKAFIRRCLVYRKEDRIDVHQLASDPFLLPHIRKSVATISNSNTAIASTSSSSSSSASN from the exons ATGATGGAGGAACTGCACAGTTTGGATCCTCGGCGGCAGGAGCTGTTGGAGGCACGCTTCACTGGGGTTGGAGTCGCCAAG GGTTCTGGGCACAACGAATCATCCAATCAGAGTCTGTGTAGCGTGGGCTCCCTGAGTGACAAGGAGCTTGAG ACACCTGAGAAGAAGTCTAACGACCAGAGGACCCGTAAGAGGAAAGGAGACCCATTTGACAGCCAAG GTAAAGCAGGCGGCCGAGGACACAAGATCAGTGATTATTTCGAG GTGCAGCAGGGAAGCCCCTCCTCTCTTGGATCAGCCAACACAGACCATTCTCACCCCTCATGTCCCATCAAACCAGCCTTTACTCACACGCAGCACCGAGCAACACAG TCGGAGTTGACTTTGGAGAAATTGGCTGCACTGGAAAACAGCAAAAGTTCTGACTTGGAGAAGAAAGAGGGGCGCATTGATGATCTGCTCAGG gtgAACTGTGACTTGCGCAGACAGATTGATGAGCAACAGAGAATGCTGGAGCGATGTAAAGAACGCCTCAACAAATGTGTGACCATGAGCAAAAAGCTGCTCATTGAGAAG TCCAAGCAGGAAAAGATGGCTTGCAGGGATAAGAGCATGCAGGACCGTCTACGGTTGGGTCAATTCACTACAGTACGGCATGGTGCTTCCTTCACTGAGCAGTGGACTGATGGCTACGCCTTTCAGAACCTTGTCAA gcagcAGGAGAGGGTgaactcacagagagaggaaattGAGAGGCAGAGAAAGCTCCTTGCTAAGAAGAAACCCCCCAACGCAGCCCAGACCCCACCCCCAAGCCTGGAGCCCAAACGCAAGAACAAGAGCAATGGTGCAGAGAATGAAAT GTTATCATTAGCAGAATATCACGAGCAAGAAGAGATTTTCAAATTGAGGCTCGGCCACCTTAAAAAG GAGGAGGCTGAGATTCAGGTTGAATTGGAACGGTTAGAGCGAGTGCGTAATCTTCACATCCGAGAACTAAAAAGAATACATAACGAAGACAATTCCCA GTTCAAAGATCACCCCACACTGAATGATCGCTACCTGCTGCTTCATTTGCTGGGCAGAGGAGGCTTCAGTGAAGTATACAAG GCCTTCGACTTGACAGAGCAGAGGTATGTGGCTGTAAAAATCCATCAGCTCAATAAAAACTGGAGAgatgagaagaaagagaactacCACAA ACATGCCTGCAGAGAATACCGCATCCACAAGGAGCTGGACCATCCCAGAATAGTCAAACTCTACGACTACTTTTCCCTGGACACTGACTC GTTCTGCACAGTTTTAGAGTACTGTGAGGGCAACGATCTAGATTTCTACCTGAAACAGCACAAACTAATGTCTGAGAAGGAAGGCCGGTCCATCATCATGCAGGTCGTCAATGCACTCAAATATCTGAATGAGATCCGCCCACCGATTATCCACTATGACCTTAAACCAG GTAACATCTTACTGGTTAATGGCACGGCCTGTGGGGAGATAAAGATTACAGACTTTGGTTTGTCCAAAATCATGGATGATGATAACTATGGTGTAGATGGCATGGAACTCACTTCACAAGGAGCTGGGACCTACTG GTACCTGCCCCCAGAATGCTTTGTCGTAGGAAAGGAGCCTCCTAAGATTTCCAACAAAGTGGACGTGTGGTCAGTTGGAGTGATCTTCTACCAGTGCCTCTATGGGAAAAAG CCGTTTGGTCATAATCAGTCACAGCAGGATATTCTACAGGAGAACACTATACTCAAAGCCACTGAGGTGCAGTTTCCTCCCAAACCTGGAGTTTCACCTGAGGCTAAG GCCTTTATTCGTCGGTGTCTGGTTTACCGAAAGGAGGATCGTATTGATGTTCATCAGCTGGCCAGTGATCCCTTCCTTCTCCCCCATATCCGTAAATCGGTGGCCACCATCAGCAACTCCAACACAGCCATCGCCTCCACCTCCAGCTCTTCAAGCAGCAGCGCCTCAAACTGA
- the tlk2 gene encoding serine/threonine-protein kinase tousled-like 2 isoform X1 — protein sequence MMEELHSLDPRRQELLEARFTGVGVAKGSGHNESSNQSLCSVGSLSDKELETPEKKSNDQRTRKRKGDPFDSQGKAGGRGHKISDYFEFAGGCGAGTSPARGIPPVVRSSPQHSLSNPPAAVQQGSPSSLGSANTDHSHPSCPIKPAFTHTQHRATQSELTLEKLAALENSKSSDLEKKEGRIDDLLRVNCDLRRQIDEQQRMLERCKERLNKCVTMSKKLLIEKSKQEKMACRDKSMQDRLRLGQFTTVRHGASFTEQWTDGYAFQNLVKQQERVNSQREEIERQRKLLAKKKPPNAAQTPPPSLEPKRKNKSNGAENEMLSLAEYHEQEEIFKLRLGHLKKEEAEIQVELERLERVRNLHIRELKRIHNEDNSQFKDHPTLNDRYLLLHLLGRGGFSEVYKAFDLTEQRYVAVKIHQLNKNWRDEKKENYHKHACREYRIHKELDHPRIVKLYDYFSLDTDSFCTVLEYCEGNDLDFYLKQHKLMSEKEGRSIIMQVVNALKYLNEIRPPIIHYDLKPGNILLVNGTACGEIKITDFGLSKIMDDDNYGVDGMELTSQGAGTYWYLPPECFVVGKEPPKISNKVDVWSVGVIFYQCLYGKKPFGHNQSQQDILQENTILKATEVQFPPKPGVSPEAKAFIRRCLVYRKEDRIDVHQLASDPFLLPHIRKSVATISNSNTAIASTSSSSSSSASN from the exons ATGATGGAGGAACTGCACAGTTTGGATCCTCGGCGGCAGGAGCTGTTGGAGGCACGCTTCACTGGGGTTGGAGTCGCCAAG GGTTCTGGGCACAACGAATCATCCAATCAGAGTCTGTGTAGCGTGGGCTCCCTGAGTGACAAGGAGCTTGAG ACACCTGAGAAGAAGTCTAACGACCAGAGGACCCGTAAGAGGAAAGGAGACCCATTTGACAGCCAAG GTAAAGCAGGCGGCCGAGGACACAAGATCAGTGATTATTTCGAG TTTGCTGGGGGTTGTGGTGCTGGCACTAGTCCGGCGCGTGGTATACCTCCTGTGGTGCGGTCCTCTCCACAGCACTCTCTGTCCAACCCTCCCGCTGCA GTGCAGCAGGGAAGCCCCTCCTCTCTTGGATCAGCCAACACAGACCATTCTCACCCCTCATGTCCCATCAAACCAGCCTTTACTCACACGCAGCACCGAGCAACACAG TCGGAGTTGACTTTGGAGAAATTGGCTGCACTGGAAAACAGCAAAAGTTCTGACTTGGAGAAGAAAGAGGGGCGCATTGATGATCTGCTCAGG gtgAACTGTGACTTGCGCAGACAGATTGATGAGCAACAGAGAATGCTGGAGCGATGTAAAGAACGCCTCAACAAATGTGTGACCATGAGCAAAAAGCTGCTCATTGAGAAG TCCAAGCAGGAAAAGATGGCTTGCAGGGATAAGAGCATGCAGGACCGTCTACGGTTGGGTCAATTCACTACAGTACGGCATGGTGCTTCCTTCACTGAGCAGTGGACTGATGGCTACGCCTTTCAGAACCTTGTCAA gcagcAGGAGAGGGTgaactcacagagagaggaaattGAGAGGCAGAGAAAGCTCCTTGCTAAGAAGAAACCCCCCAACGCAGCCCAGACCCCACCCCCAAGCCTGGAGCCCAAACGCAAGAACAAGAGCAATGGTGCAGAGAATGAAAT GTTATCATTAGCAGAATATCACGAGCAAGAAGAGATTTTCAAATTGAGGCTCGGCCACCTTAAAAAG GAGGAGGCTGAGATTCAGGTTGAATTGGAACGGTTAGAGCGAGTGCGTAATCTTCACATCCGAGAACTAAAAAGAATACATAACGAAGACAATTCCCA GTTCAAAGATCACCCCACACTGAATGATCGCTACCTGCTGCTTCATTTGCTGGGCAGAGGAGGCTTCAGTGAAGTATACAAG GCCTTCGACTTGACAGAGCAGAGGTATGTGGCTGTAAAAATCCATCAGCTCAATAAAAACTGGAGAgatgagaagaaagagaactacCACAA ACATGCCTGCAGAGAATACCGCATCCACAAGGAGCTGGACCATCCCAGAATAGTCAAACTCTACGACTACTTTTCCCTGGACACTGACTC GTTCTGCACAGTTTTAGAGTACTGTGAGGGCAACGATCTAGATTTCTACCTGAAACAGCACAAACTAATGTCTGAGAAGGAAGGCCGGTCCATCATCATGCAGGTCGTCAATGCACTCAAATATCTGAATGAGATCCGCCCACCGATTATCCACTATGACCTTAAACCAG GTAACATCTTACTGGTTAATGGCACGGCCTGTGGGGAGATAAAGATTACAGACTTTGGTTTGTCCAAAATCATGGATGATGATAACTATGGTGTAGATGGCATGGAACTCACTTCACAAGGAGCTGGGACCTACTG GTACCTGCCCCCAGAATGCTTTGTCGTAGGAAAGGAGCCTCCTAAGATTTCCAACAAAGTGGACGTGTGGTCAGTTGGAGTGATCTTCTACCAGTGCCTCTATGGGAAAAAG CCGTTTGGTCATAATCAGTCACAGCAGGATATTCTACAGGAGAACACTATACTCAAAGCCACTGAGGTGCAGTTTCCTCCCAAACCTGGAGTTTCACCTGAGGCTAAG GCCTTTATTCGTCGGTGTCTGGTTTACCGAAAGGAGGATCGTATTGATGTTCATCAGCTGGCCAGTGATCCCTTCCTTCTCCCCCATATCCGTAAATCGGTGGCCACCATCAGCAACTCCAACACAGCCATCGCCTCCACCTCCAGCTCTTCAAGCAGCAGCGCCTCAAACTGA